GCGAACACGTTAACACACATCCGTCGTCTATTCGTTTAGCTTGGAACGCGACAACTTCAATGGTTCCTGCAAATGTCATGGTGCTCGTCGTAAGATTTCTAATGGAacgtcgtttttctttttttttttttaagttggtTTCTTCCGTTGTTTCGCCGTCACCCCTTTTCAGCTTTCGAATCTCTCTATCGGGAAACGTTACTTCGCCGCGTCGTAAGTTTAAGGCAGCTTTAaacacgagagagagagagagacagaaAGAGAGAATGTAcgcgtatgtgtgtgtgtgtctgcgtgtgtttgtttttttaatttcattccaCGTACCGCGCGATAGAGACGAAGAGAACGCAGTAATGCCTCGCTTCTTGCACCGAGTCCGCGTTTCGGATACTTGCAAcagatccccccccccccctcactATTTATGTTACTTCGAACCAGTTCCAACGAAGAGTCCCGAATTTAATTGCAAGAAGAGGGGCAATAGTGTCACGGAGAGAAACGGTACGATTCGCAAGGCCTTCACGCTGAATTTTCGATACGTTAACAGGCAACGTGGAAGACTCGGGCATTCTACCGAACGCCTAGGCTAGAAGTAACTTCACGTGTAAGCGACCAGTCGGGACAAAACGCGCGGGACGCTGAAAACTAACGCGTTGATGATCGTGGAGAGAAGGAGACGGAGAACACGAGGTGACTGATGACGCTCTACGCCGCGAAAAACGACATTGGAAACGGAGACCTGCGTGAAATAACAGTGGAAATTCTACGTTCGTTCGACACGACACGCGACACATTCGTTTTTCTACCCGTTGAACATGAACACAGATGCACATCGACGATCGTCGAAACTTTTAAGACTTTCGCGACCGCGAGTTGGGAACTCGGGACACGCACGATACTTTTTTTGGACTACGAAAGACCCCGACGGGGTCCTAGAACAGCCTTTCTCGAAGCAACAAAATGGACGGGTCACGTccgaatgaaaaatctgaaccaCCAAAGCGGGGAATATCGTGGACTCCCTCGATCGCGGGACGCAGTTTCTTCAAAATACGCGAAGCTTCATCGTGCAATctgttgaatttttatttctcatAGTTTTTAACGTTGTTACTATAATTGTGATTAAGAACGCCACGAGCGATAAAGGACGAAACGGTCTTCCAAACAACGCTGTGAGCCAAAGATGGTCAAGATCTATCGACATAGCTGGTTTATGTGCTTCGTTCGTGAGACCTTCGAGGAACACTGTTCTAGAAGATGCCTGGTGCGTCCCGACGACCGGGGTAACCCCGTTCGCAGAAGCGTTAACGACGAACGGATCGATGTCAcaagtatatatatttttttattacgcTCGAAGTGCAATCTCGAATCGCGGGCGATGGTTTCCAGTGACGTTTCGTCGAATGTCATTCCGTATATTGCCTCGATTCCCTACCTTGCCTGCAATAAACGCACTATTATAAATAATGAGACGAACAGTGGGgagacagagagagaaagagagaaagagagagagagagagagaacgtgTGTGTGTACATGTACGAGCGTAAACGGGAGAGAGTTTGAACCTAGCTTGTAAGATTTAAActgcgaaaaaaagaaaaaatgaataaagaaaaaaaaataatgaattttgAAGCATACGAACAAGACGTGAAGACGGTGTAGAGAAATGGAAAAGGAGAAACCGAGAAGATCGTGTAAATACCGCTGAAAGTAGATATGATCGAAAGGAAGCAAGCGACTAAACCGCCTCGACAACAAAACAACAAGCAATATTTAGTTCTTACCATCTCGTAATAATTAAACGATAACTCCAACTCTGTACTGTACACGCGTGTAAGCGCTCGTAACGTATTTAAACGACTATAAATTAAATGTTAATTATCCTTACACTTCGTATATAGTAAAATTGTTACGCATTTATTATCATTACAATTATTGAATAGGTAATGCTCAATTAGCATTTGTTTcttaaaataaagaataaatataTGGCTGTTGGATATTTATATTGCACATATCACTACCTATCATTCGCACCTGCCCCTTAGACGTAAGCCGCGTTACACGCGTTAAAGAAATCCGAAGTAGAGCTGGGACTAttcgtatttattaatattcgaatattttataggcaTTGGAACACTACGGATATACCTCGAATATCTGAATTTTCCGATACCGTTGCTCCAATATTTAAGCATAGAgtatattcaattttttaaccaGTTTTACGGGGACTACAATCTTCCTCGTCTTGATATCTTTAGTTTCGCGAAATCTCAATTACAACGATTTAtcaaaatgttttttttatcgAGATCGTTTTACTGGAAACGTTCGACTCGATTCCTGAATGACACATTGCTTACGCTATCATACCAGAGGACTGACCTTGGTGTATTATTACGACTTCGTTTTTCAAACCATTCTCATAGCATAGCGAATACTACTGTGAAAAGTCTACGTTTCATCGATAACAATTGATTTTAAATTACAAAACTAGAAAAATGATGTACATACGTGGGAATAAAAATACTACATTTCGCTACGTTGCCAcaatatacggggtgttcggccacccctaggaaaaatttgattggaggattctagaggccaaaataagacgaaaatcaagaataccaatttgttgatggaggcttcgtcaaaaagttattaacgtttaaagttctgcccttactgaatttttttctcaaaaatgcgcaagatttcgggggtatgtgtattcaccaaaaatggttgcaattgacccccgcaaccgaaaataatttttccaaaacgatttcaaatttttttcccccgtcgataaatttcacaccttctcgaatttttttctagaaagtgggtaggatttcgggggtatgtctattcaccaaaaatggttgtaattgacccccgcaaccgaaaataatttttccagaacgatttgaaatttttttttttcgtcgaaaaagtccacacttctgaatttttttctcggaaatgcgtaggatttcggaggtatgtctattcaccaaaatagttgtaattgacccccgcaactcaaggtaatttttccagaacgatttgaaatttttgaatttaattgttaataactttttaacgaagccttcatcaacaaattggtattcttgattttcgttttattttggcctctacaatcccccattaaaatttttcccagggatggccgaacactctgtacagAATTTATGCAATCTATTTGATTATTACGCCAGTGATAACCGAGAGAAAACTAACGTCGAAGAGCTACAAATATTATGAATATCGAGATAGTTGACCAatgcaaaaaatattcgaattagACAAGCAGTCCCAACCCAGATCGAAAACAAACGCgaaagacggatcctcctatcaGGAAGGAAGTCCAAGGATATGTTTCAACTCATAAGGCGAGGTATATCGTTTTCATCCTTTTATTGTAAATTGATCTACAGTCACCATATCCTGGTTCATCGTCGTTTACATCTTCATCGTTTATAAATAGGAAAAAAATGTTACAGCAGCACTATTGCTCAATTAACATAGTGTGTGTATTGTTTGTGTTACGCGTGTCTGCACATATAACTCTGTTCGTTTCACGCAAACATCGACGTTCGTAATcgtaaaagttttttttttcatgtcatttctttattttgttttcgttcttattattttgttttttttttgtcgttttcattttttgtttaaatcacTTGTTTCGTCAGACCGAATGCCTGTCCAATTTCTTACTTTATAATTAAAACGATTACACGTAGCTTCTTCATAGTCACAGAACATACTCTGTCACGGCGTCATCGGATCGCAAAATGTTCGCGTTCCGCGTTTTCGTGGATTGTTGTCACGGAGCGAAACGGGCTTTAGGGGAAAAGCTACCTAACTTACGAAAGTAACACTTTTTTTTTGCCACTTGCATCGTCATCCCCGTGTACACACACTGAGGATAATATACATTCCTATATTAATTAGAAAAATAATACAGATTTTGCCTTGTTAATGGAAACAATTAGCTATACGTAATGTACCACATGATTTATGCGGGTATGGACATTCGTGTGTGTTGTCACAGCTAACCAAGTCCCTGAAAACAATTTCAAGAAAAGTCTTTCATCTCCCGGAAACATTACACGTTCCATTTTCTTATATTTGAAACGACATTACTCGGAGCTCGCGACGCGAACGTACGCCAAACGCAACGTGACCGATAAGAACACGGTAGATTCTCGTATCCAAATGATAAGGCCAATGTAAAAAGCTGTTGGATAGGACACGTTCGCGATAACAGTAATCCCGGAATAGGAAAGATTAACGTATTCGTTGTTATCAATTCCTTTCGAACGCACAATTTTAGACGTAACACGAGGGCGAACGAAAACTCGATTCTCCGCTGTCGATGTCGTGAAATCGCTCCGAATAGATGTATGCCTTTGTATGAAAATATATGAACGAGGTAGCGAAAATAATACATTCTTGCACGCATACTTGGAAAACGATAAATCACAACggaaaacacaaaaaaaaaattatggaaTCCTTTCTCGTAACGTAATGGCCCTTAACGGAAACGAAACGTTAAGAAGCCAACAACACTAAATCACAAATAAGACACCATTCCAAACGCTAAATATAATCAATGATACAACGATTTATTATTTTAAGATATGTCGTGTCGACGAATTAAAACGTAAATGTAAAATATTCTCGTTCGGACGTTAATGGATGTAGAATAATTAAGTTGTGAATTGTCCTACCTTATCAAGGTACAGGACTGTCTGTTCCGCTTCCGCTGTTGGTCCCAGCTTCCGTTTTCGTGGCAGCCAGTCTGTCGCCCCGTTTGGAACTCTTCGACAATGAAGCAACTTCTTTTAATAATGTGGAGATCTTGAGTTGCATAGTCGATACCTTATTTTCGTACTCCTTCTCCGTTGTTTTCATTTTGTTGCGCAGTTCCGCTTCCGACGTGAAGTTTTTCGCCTTCAATTCTGTAATCTGTGAACAGAAACGGTCACACCTGAATCGTTGACGCTACGATTTAACACGCCCAACTCTCTATTATCGCAAGGTACTATTCCCAATGGACGCCAACATTTTTAACCTATAAAATCTTGCACGACTCATGGTCTGAATCATCGTTGGTCGCGACCGTGTTAATCGAATTTGATGATGTTTTGCAAAACGAGTAGCTTACCTGTCTATCCTTAGCAAGTAATTGCCCATCCTTAATTGTGATCTGTTTTTGAAGATGGGCTATTTTCTCTTTAAGTTGCGTAACCGCCACCACATGATCCGAACTATTTGGATCGTGCGGATCGTGCACGCCAACCATCCTTGCCGCTTTCACTGGAGCAGGGCCATTCGTCTCCGGACCTTCCGACTGTGGCGGTAATTTCGTAACGTCCACTCTGTGCGGTCTTTTATTGTGACCTTTTAATCTGAAAGAAAGCGAACAGTATGAACGCGAAATTCGCGTATAAGTAATGCGCGTTAAACTTTACCCGAACGTCTTACATGGAAGAGATACTGAAATAATGATGAATACAATTAAAACTACTGAGCACAAAGTTACCTTGTGGCATTATGTATTTGTATAATTACTTTTGTTCTTTGTGTTTCGCCGCCCGTTGTTGCGCCAGTTTCAAATGCGCCCTCCTCTCAGCGTCTGACTGTTTCGTTTTCGCCAATGCTCGTTTGTAAGACAGCGTACACAGCCAACATAATAATTTTCCATCGACCTTCGACCGAAACATCAACAGCTTGGTTAGCATTACCCAAAAGCGATACAATCGAGTAGCGAATTATCGCGTGGAATATCACCTTTTTGTCTTCGTCTTGTCTGTCAAAGGCACACTTCTGTTTGCATTGTTCGCAAGTGACTGGTGGTCCATAACGTTTCTCCGAATTTGTACATCGTTGACACTTGCTACCAATGAACGCAGCTATGGTATTGCAATACTCACAGGCTGACGGCTTACCATAGGACTTCACATTCTGCTCACACTTTTTACATATCGTACTAGTATTACCCTTTCTGCAAAATAGAAACCATAATTATTCTGCTTAAACGTAAGGAAGAAATCGTAATACAAAGCATTATTTAGTGGGGTGCTTACATTGTTTGCTGGAATTCTGACCTACAATACGTACATTTCACCACAGGGAATGCACCTCTGCACTCCTAAATAAGCAACACAATGTGGTAAAAGTTTGTGAGGGGAAAAAAAAtcgtaaacaattataaaaaaatttgtgACGTACACGTTTAACATTTAACCAATTTCTATATCCACACATTACTCGTGCTATCGCATAAAATGCACAACAGTGTAAGAAGTTGTTCGTTGCGACTTGAAAGAAAACTCGTGTGTATCAAAAATTCCAAACAAAACCTCTGAAAGGATACTTATCTCTCTCGTCGAAACAAACATCGTGCACAACCAATTCTGGAAGTTTGATCGTGAAAGGATCGTGTGTTCGTACGTGATGATAGATCTTATAAACAACTGATTCGTTTAGAGACTCGTCGTGGTATCGATGCGTGAAACGCGCGTTTGAATTGAAAGTTCTATTATTAGCCTTCTGTCTCGTAAACGTGAAAAGTGACGCTCGAAAGGAATCGGTCGTAGCGCGGAGCAGAATTCGGAGGGGAATCACACGAAAATCCGTGATAACGTTACCTTGCACAACTGCTGTCCTGGGGAAAGCTCCTCGAACGGATGCCTCGAAAAACATCTGGAACACGCGAAGAGTGCCTGTACATTGTTCGCGCTCATCCTCGTGCGTCGATTTGTGTTTGGCCTCGGTGTTCCGTAAAACCGTACGTCACCGACGATAAAACCTGACTCGTAAACGGAACGACGGGATCGTAACGACGTTTTCGCTTTTCACAAGCTTGCCGTAGAACAAAAATAAACGTAAAATTCAACGGCGACTGCACCCGCGAAAACGACTCCTTACATGTTTCAAAATGTTCTCCGCGTTCGACGCGATTGTTTTGCGTACATAACCGCGTCACTTCGCTCGCTCGGTGCACCGGTTGTTGATTTCAGACGGCCATCTGTGACTTCTTAAGAGAGAAACGTTTTCGCCAAGTTCGCGACACCGACCAGATGTCGCCTCAGTACGCCACGCGCATCCCCGCTACAAACCA
The window above is part of the Colletes latitarsis isolate SP2378_abdomen chromosome 2, iyColLati1, whole genome shotgun sequence genome. Proteins encoded here:
- the LOC143347569 gene encoding protein FAM76A, translating into MSANNVQALFACSRCFSRHPFEELSPGQQLCKECRGAFPVVKCTYCRSEFQQTIKGNTSTICKKCEQNVKSYGKPSACEYCNTIAAFIGSKCQRCTNSEKRYGPPVTCEQCKQKCAFDRQDEDKKVDGKLLCWLCTLSYKRALAKTKQSDAERRAHLKLAQQRAAKHKEQKLKGHNKRPHRVDVTKLPPQSEGPETNGPAPVKAARMVGVHDPHDPNSSDHVVAVTQLKEKIAHLQKQITIKDGQLLAKDRQITELKAKNFTSEAELRNKMKTTEKEYENKVSTMQLKISTLLKEVASLSKSSKRGDRLAATKTEAGTNSGSGTDSPVP